The window ACAAATCGGTGCAATCCATATTGTAACAGGAATGGCGGAAGCACCGGTTAACGGATTTGTAGAAATGATTCATAAGCTTTTGCCCAAGATCCCGATCTCCATGGTGGCAAAAGAAGGAACGATTTATAATATTTGTCCATCAGGCAAAAAACAGCAGACTGTTCAACTGGCGATTCAGAATTAGTACATAGGCCGGATACCGGGGCTTTCGTTCCGGTATCCGCTTTTTTGCACATACATGGGGTGCTGCGGGCGCGAAAGAGCGCCCCGAGCTATAAAATACTTGCAAATCATTATAAAAATGTTTATTATAATAAATACATTTGTTATTTTAAATTAAAGGGTGATTGTTTGTATAAAGCATGTATTTTTGATTTGGACGGAACTCTGGCGAATACGCTCGCTTCCATCGCGAATTTTGCGAATACCACATTGAAACAATGCGGATATCAGCCGATAGAGGTGGAAAGATACAGGTATCTTGTTGGAAATGGGACGGACAGGCTGATGCACGCTATAATGGATACTGTTTGCGGCGCACACGGATACACAGAAGCTGATATTCGGAAGATGAGATTGACTTATGACAACTTGTATGAAAGCAACCCGACTCATATGGTTACCAATTACAGCGGCATGCACGAAACACTCGCAAAGCTGAAACAAACAGGGATTAAGATGGCTGTGCTGTCGAATAAACCGCACAACTGCACCACCGCGATTATTGATGCGCTGTTTGGGACGGAAACCTTCGATCTTTGCTACGGACAAAGGGAGCAGGTAGCGCGCAAACCATCCCCGGAAGGGGCCCTTCTGATTGCGGACGAGCTTGCTGTGGAACCGAAGTATATTCTTTATATCGGTGATACAAACACGGATATGAAAACCGGCGAAGCTGCGGGTATGGATACGGCAGGCGTGCTTTGGGGATTTCGAACCGAAAGCGAACTAAGAGAAAACAACGCAAAGTATATTATTGAAAGGCCTGAACAAATTTATGAGATTGTTGCTTGCAGCAAGAGGTGATCAATGAAGTGGCTTTCAAATCTTCTTAAAACCGACCACCGGCTTGGCTTTCGGGTGGTCAAAACGGGGATCGCCGTCACCCTCTGCATCGTCGTCTCGACTATCTTAAAATTGGATCAGCCGTTTTTTGCAGTGATCGCCACCGTAATGACAATGGGAAAATCCATTGACGCTTCCATCAAAATGGGGAAAAACAAGCTGATCGGCGTGCTGATAGGCGCGGCGGTCGGCTACGGCTTTGTCATGGTATCACCGGCAAATGCGGGGCTTTGCGGAGTGGGAATCATTGTCACGCTGTATCTTTGCCATTTATTCAAACTTTACGGTGCCGCCACACTGTCCAGCTTTGTGTTTGCCGCCATGATGTTTCAGATTGGCACTGTCCTCACCTGTATCACAGACAGCATTATCGGCATCGTCATCGCAATATTGGTAAATTTAGTAATCATGCCGCCCAACTATGCGGACGAAATTAAAAAATCCTTTACCCAGCTTTGCGGTCAAATCGAACAGTCTATGGAAAATGCCGCCTCGTTTTGGCAGATTGACACGTTTGCGGTGGAAACCGCAATTCAAAAGCTGAGCTATAATGTCAACATGTATATTGCGCAGGCAAAATTTCTGCGCTGGAATGACGATGAGGTTTTCAGGATATCCTGTAAAATTTCCACTTATAAGATGATTCTGGATGAACTCAAGGCGCTGGAAGTGATGGAATTGACGGAAGATTCCGCGGAACCCGGTACCGAGATTGATATTGTTTATCACTACCATATGGACAGGATGAGAAAGCTTTATGAGCATGCGCAGCAGGATACAGAAAAGGCAGAATAAAAAATGACCTTCAAAAGGTCATTTTTTTTATCTATTTCATTGTTTTGGCGGCGGCAGTCATAAGAGCGGAGGCAATCTGGCCGGCGGAACTCATGCCGCTTTTTGTATTTTCAACAACAACTGCGAAGGCAAGCGGTGTGTTTTCATTGGAGGAAAATCCCACCATCCAGCCGTTCGGATTTTTTCCGCCGCCCACTTCGGCCGTACCTGTTTTGGCACAGACGGCCAGACCTGGAAACATTTTGTCGCCATAATAACTTGAAACGTTATAACGCATATACTGTTTCAATTTTTCAGCGGTGGAAGCCTTTAACAGCTGGGTTTCCATTTTTGTGTGCCCGCTCTGCGTGGTCAAGCCGAACGGGGTGGTAATGCTGCTGATCAGATATGGTTTAACCGGTATTCCGTCGTTGGCAATCGCACCCATCATCAGCATCATGTGAAAAGGATTGGTAAGGTCGGTGTACTGGCCGACTCCCGACCAGCCCAGCTCATTATCTGCGGCTCCGTCAACCTTGTATACGCTTTTGCTGGTTGAAATTCCGTCCAGATCAAAGCTGCGGTTAAAGCCGAGTGAATTTGCAGCAGCCGTCATTTTCTCCTTCCCGAGCTCAATTGCAATCTGCGCAAATGCTACATTGGACGATTTTGCCAGCGCATTTTTAAAACTCAGGGTTCCATAGGAGGCTACATCGGTAATTTTATTTCCGTTAATGGTGATGCTTCCGTTGCAGTCCCAAGTACGGCTGTCCAGATTGGCAATGTTCTCAATTGCACCGACCGAAGTGACCAGCTTGAAAATAGAGCCGGGGGTGTAGGAGGAAGAAAGCACATGGTCAAGATATACGCCGTTATATTTTCCCGTTTTGTCGGTATCCAAATCCTTCGGAGGATTGGAAGGGTCAAAGTTCGGCGAACTCACCGAACAGAGCATTTCGCCGGTTTTATAATTGTAAATGGCGACCGCTCCGCTGCTGCTGCCGAGCCTTTGAAGCGCGAGCTTGCACAGTGTGCTGTCTAGCGTCAGTTTAATGTCGCTGCCCCCGCTTTTTCCGGTGGGGGTGGCAAGGCCGGTCACGATATTATATCCCGAAAGTTCGGAACGGTAGCTGTATTGGATGCCGGTCGAAATATATCCTTTGCTGTCGCCTACAACATGGAGCATCGCGCGGCGTACGGTTTCATCACTGTTGTACACCCGCTTGCCGTTTTCACTTTTGGCAAGGACGACATTGTTTCGGTCAAGTATTTTTCCGCTGTTGGAAAGCTGGCTTCCGCTTGTCAGATGTTTGTTGAACGGCTGTATGGCCCAGCTGCCTCCGTCGACGGCGATTCCGTACAAAAACACGCCAAGACCGAAAAGGAAGCCCAATCCCAGTATATAAAGAATAAGAGATCGTGCGCCTGTCGTTTTCATCAGCTTTTCCTCCTTGCCGCATAGGTGCGTTCGTCGCTTGCTTTTATAAAAGCAAGGAGACCCCAAACGGCAACCATGCTGGAGCCGCCAAGGCTTATAAACGGAAGGGTAACGCCTGTCATGGGCAGTACATCTGTCGCACCAAAGACGTTCAGGCAGGTCTGGAACAGAATCATGCCGCCCGCAGCGCAGGAGGATATGGAGTAAAAGGTAGAACGGCTGCGCGTGACATCCGAACGGGCATAAAACATCAAAAACGCAAGGGTCAGCACGATGACAATTGCCAGAAGGATTCCGAGTTCTTCACAGATCATGCCGAACATCAGGTCGCTGGTAGAAGCAAAAACTTTTTTCAGCCACCCGTTCCCAATGCCGAGTCCGAAAAGTCCGCCGCTTGCGGAATAGCTTAGTACGCGGGTTTGCTGGTACCCGCCGGATTCATTGACATGTTCCCAAACGTGCCTCCATGCTTCAAAACGCTGTGCGACGTAGGTTTTGAATTTCAAAATCATAAAAGCACCGAACACTGCCACCGCACAAATCAGCACAATGGTACGAACACTGCCGGAACGCATAAAAGCAATAATTAAAAAGGTAATAAAAAAGATGCAGGCGGTGCCGAAGTCGCGCATGACAAACAGCGCGCCCATGCACACAGCCGAAAATCCGATAAAGCCGGTCAGGTTCTTTGCAGTCTGCAGCCTGTCCAGCGTAGATGCACCGACAAATACAAAGGCGATTTTAATGAATTCCGAAGGCTGCACGCTGATCGGGCCCAAACTGATCCAGTTGCGCGCGCCGTTGTGTTCGCGGGCGAGCAGAAGGTTGGCGGCAAAAAGCAGAACTGCTAAGATTCCGATCGCCAAACGCCAGCGCATAACCCTGTCCAAATCGCTGAGGAACCAGATCATCAAACAGAATAAAACAACACCGCCGGCGAGTGCTCCCAGCTGTATATAGGTGTTTTCCACACCCGTGCCCGAAATGAGAAGAATACCGATTCCGCTCAGCAAAAACCCGATCGTTTCCAGCTCGAAGCTAACGTGGCCAAGCCCTTTCATGGAATACAGGTACAGCATCCATTCCATTGCGACGATGGCGCCAAAAGGCACAGCGGGCATGTAATTCAATTTGCCGCCGGCGAAGCACGCCTGAATGAACAGGAGCAGTTGGATAAAGGTTACCGCGGTCAACAGTCCGCTCGGAGATGCCGCATGCCTGACGGCCCGCTTTGAGGCCTTGATTTGATCGGTGTCGCTGGTCCGCTTAAGCATCAGCGCGGTTGAACCCATGGCAATGGAATCACCGGGCAGTATCTGCATGCGGTCCTGCACTTTTGTGCCGTTGACAAAGGTGCCGGCTTTTGAGCCGGTGTCGGTGACGATCCAGCCGCTGTCCCGGCGCATCAGAACCGCATGGTCGCGGCTTGCGGTGGAGTCATTCAAAACAATATCGCAGCTCTTGCTGCGTCCGATTGAATTTTCCCAGTACAGCACGGGTATTACATCATGCGTGACCATATTTTCCAAAATCACAACGGGATCTTCCCGTCTGCGTCCGCGTTTCAGCGACGAAAAACACTTGCAGATGACGATAATGGATATAAGCGGGACGATAATTCTAAAAATATACAGGACTAAGTCGATGATATTTTTGATAACGGGATTGTCCAGCGTCAAAAAAACGCCTCCTTCCGGGTATTTGGCAGAGAAGACCTCTGTTTTATCCAGATACATATAGTATTTACTATTTTATTATACAATTATTAACCTATAAAGTAAACGGAGGGAACAAAATGGTTCCCTCCGCCGTCACTTGTGCCTATTATTCTGTTATTCCAAGCTCACGCATGAACTTTAAAAGGCCGGCTTCAAAGTTCACACCGAATCTTGCGTCGGTTCCGGCTTCCCTTGTACGCCGGATGCATCCGGCGGTGAAATCGGCCGCAAGCTGCATGGCGATATCCAGTTTCATTTCATTTAAAATTCCGGACAGAAGCGCACTCGCAAAAACATCCCCCGTACCGTAATAGCGCCCTTTGACTTTTTGTGAAAACGCGTAACTGACTTCGTCCGTATTGCGGCAGTATCCCGCCGCGCCCAGCAGGTCGGGACTGAACCACACTCCGGTTATAACAACCTGCTGCGGGCCAAGTTCGCTCAGGCGCCGCAGTAAATTCTCAACATAATCACGGGTGTAGGGGCCTTCGTGGTACTTTTCACCCAGCAAATACGCCGCTTCTGTAAAGTTCGGCACAATCAGATCCGCTTTTTTGCACAGACTCACCATCCCGTCGGCCATCTGGGGAGTGACGGTCTGATAAAGCACGCCGCTGTCCGCCATGACGGGATCCACCATAATAAAAGTATCTTCCGTCTTAAAGGTATCAAACATCTCGGACACGATGGCGATTTGTTCATAAGAACCCAAAAATCCGCTGTAGAGCGCTTCAAAATGCAAATCGAGCTGTTTCCACTGCTTTACAAAACCGGGCATGTCGTCCGTCAGGTCACGGTAAGTAAATCCGGTCAAGTCCCCGGTATGAGAGGACAGCACTGCGGTTGGAATCACGGAGACCTCGATTCCTGCGGCGGAGAGGATAGGCAACGCAACGGTTAGGGAACATTTGCCGAATCCTGAAATATCGTGAATCGCTGCGATTCGTTTTAGTTTATTCATTCAATCACCTCACAAATATAGCTGTTTCAATTATAGCTGTTTCAATAAAGAGTATGGAAAACATAACTTTCATTATACGGTATATCATATGGAAAATAAGGGCGAAAAATGTAAAGCCGAAAAAAACACAGTTTTTTATATTTTATTGGCAATCTCACCGGCATGTTTATAGATGCTTCTTGCGGGAACAAATCCGCGCACCATGGAAAGCGGGTAAATGGTGCTGTCTTTTCCAATGATTGTGCCGGGGTTCAAAACCGAATTGCAGCCGACTTCAACGCGGTCGCCCAGCATTGCGCCGATTTTTTTCAGTCCTGTTTCAATTTGCTCGCCGTCCGCGCTGATTATGACAAGTGTTTTGTCCGATTTTACGTTCGATGTAATGGATCCCGCACCCATATGCGATTTATAGCCAAGGATGGAATCGCCCACATAATTGAAGTGGGGCACTTGAACGCTGTCAAACAGAATCACATTTTTCAGCTCCGCCGAGTTGCCGACAACACATCCGGCGCCGACAAAGGCATTGCCGCGGATGAACGCGCACTGCCTGACTTCAGTGTTCGGCCCGATTATTGCCGGCCCGCTGATGTAAGCGGAATCAAATATTCTTGCCGATTTTGCAATCCATACATTGTCGCCGCGCTGTTCATATTCATCCGGTGAAAGTGTCGGCCCCAGCTTCAAAATGAAATCACTGATCTTTGGCAGGGCTTCCCATGGGTAAATCAGTTTGTCGAGAAGCGGGGCGGCAGCGGTGTGCGTTAAATCATACAGATAGTGAATGGATATTTTGTCAGTCATTATAAAATGCTCCTTCGTTTTCACTTTTCGTGTAAGTCCATTATATTTTCATTATACCATAAGGTCAATCATGCCGTGTCATTTTATCAGTTTTTTTATTTTTAGAAGATCGCCGGTAGAAAGGCTGCGGCCGCTTTTATCCGTGTGACTTTCGTCGCTGATTTTTGCCGCCTCCAGGTATGGTCCGCTGAGAACCGATTCATTTCCTGTGCCAGTAAGGGTAAAGTATGTATACAGAAGGCGGCAGTCGTAGTCTGTCACGGTACCGGAGCCGTCCAGATCTCCGGGAACCACGGCGGTGTATGCGCTGATAGTTTTACCGTTCAGCGTGGTCAGTACAATCTGGCCCGTACCGATATTTCCGCTTTTGACTTCTTTTTTATCATTTGTAAATACACGCAGTTTTTGACCAAGGCCATTCTCATCAAGCTCGTTTTGCAGGGACTCCATCGTTACAGGGCCGGTGAAATTATAATTTTCAATCGTGGACGGAAGGTCTTCGGGCATATCGGAAGATGGGGCGGATTCCGGCGGAACTTCGCTTGAAACAGTATCGGGAATACTGGAAGCCGGAGCACTGGAACTCGGTTCCGGATCTTGACGGCTGATATTGCCGTTATTATGTTCACTATCAAAGAGGTACAGCGAAGCGTAAGTGTTTTCATCAACCTCCGTGCCGGCGGCAGCCGTGACAAGTAAGACTTTTCCATTTGCATCCGCGCTGAACTCCCGTGTGAAGTCACAGATGACGTCCGGAACATTGTTGATGATGCATTTGCCGGTGCTTAGATCAAGACGCCCGATTTCCGCACAGTTGGCAGTACTTGGGGACATTCCGGCAAGGTACAGATAATTTCCGCAAAGAGAAGCCGCTTCATATACAAATTTTATGGCGGTGGCCCCTCTGACGGAGCTGTAGTCCAAATTGCCGTTGCTGTCAAGAAGTGCAGCCAGCGTTGTCGTAGAGGAATTCGTGCTGATTAAAGCGAATCCGCTTGCCGGTCTGTGAAAAAACTGCTGTTTTTCCGAATAATACAGGTTTGGGTCAATCGTGCCAATATCGGGATAATTTTCAGCGTAACAAGACAGGGCTGCGAGCATTGGCATTAATACCGCAATGCACATGCATATAAAGCAAAGAATCAGACGTTTTGTGCGCTGATTTCTCATTATTCTACACTCCTCGACATTATAATTTCATACCAGCATTATACAAAATATATAGGAGAGAAAGACATAATGTGAAATTAATTCAAGTCAAGAAAATGTTTCAGAACAAAATAAAACAAGAACCGGTATTACCGGTTCTTGTTTTTTGGGGAGGAGTTGTATTGAAAAGGTCGTGACAAATCCTTGCCACAGTCTTGTAATCAAATCAAATACGGTTTCATTTCTCTTTCCGTGATTTCATTATAATACCCGTATTTCATAGTGTCAATCATTTGACAATCGATTTGTCAACAATCTCTTTATTGTATAAAACGCAGTTTTTTGTTGGTGAAATTTAGTTATTATTGACGATAAATTTTCGTGAATTATCAGATGTTCCAACTTGCAGATTTTTTTGAACGACGA of the uncultured Caproiciproducens sp. genome contains:
- a CDS encoding HAD family hydrolase → MYKACIFDLDGTLANTLASIANFANTTLKQCGYQPIEVERYRYLVGNGTDRLMHAIMDTVCGAHGYTEADIRKMRLTYDNLYESNPTHMVTNYSGMHETLAKLKQTGIKMAVLSNKPHNCTTAIIDALFGTETFDLCYGQREQVARKPSPEGALLIADELAVEPKYILYIGDTNTDMKTGEAAGMDTAGVLWGFRTESELRENNAKYIIERPEQIYEIVACSKR
- a CDS encoding aromatic acid exporter family protein; the protein is MKWLSNLLKTDHRLGFRVVKTGIAVTLCIVVSTILKLDQPFFAVIATVMTMGKSIDASIKMGKNKLIGVLIGAAVGYGFVMVSPANAGLCGVGIIVTLYLCHLFKLYGAATLSSFVFAAMMFQIGTVLTCITDSIIGIVIAILVNLVIMPPNYADEIKKSFTQLCGQIEQSMENAASFWQIDTFAVETAIQKLSYNVNMYIAQAKFLRWNDDEVFRISCKISTYKMILDELKALEVMELTEDSAEPGTEIDIVYHYHMDRMRKLYEHAQQDTEKAE
- a CDS encoding penicillin-binding transpeptidase domain-containing protein, which produces MKTTGARSLILYILGLGFLFGLGVFLYGIAVDGGSWAIQPFNKHLTSGSQLSNSGKILDRNNVVLAKSENGKRVYNSDETVRRAMLHVVGDSKGYISTGIQYSYRSELSGYNIVTGLATPTGKSGGSDIKLTLDSTLCKLALQRLGSSSGAVAIYNYKTGEMLCSVSSPNFDPSNPPKDLDTDKTGKYNGVYLDHVLSSSYTPGSIFKLVTSVGAIENIANLDSRTWDCNGSITINGNKITDVASYGTLSFKNALAKSSNVAFAQIAIELGKEKMTAAANSLGFNRSFDLDGISTSKSVYKVDGAADNELGWSGVGQYTDLTNPFHMMLMMGAIANDGIPVKPYLISSITTPFGLTTQSGHTKMETQLLKASTAEKLKQYMRYNVSSYYGDKMFPGLAVCAKTGTAEVGGGKNPNGWMVGFSSNENTPLAFAVVVENTKSGMSSAGQIASALMTAAAKTMK
- a CDS encoding FtsW/RodA/SpoVE family cell cycle protein — translated: MTLDNPVIKNIIDLVLYIFRIIVPLISIIVICKCFSSLKRGRRREDPVVILENMVTHDVIPVLYWENSIGRSKSCDIVLNDSTASRDHAVLMRRDSGWIVTDTGSKAGTFVNGTKVQDRMQILPGDSIAMGSTALMLKRTSDTDQIKASKRAVRHAASPSGLLTAVTFIQLLLFIQACFAGGKLNYMPAVPFGAIVAMEWMLYLYSMKGLGHVSFELETIGFLLSGIGILLISGTGVENTYIQLGALAGGVVLFCLMIWFLSDLDRVMRWRLAIGILAVLLFAANLLLAREHNGARNWISLGPISVQPSEFIKIAFVFVGASTLDRLQTAKNLTGFIGFSAVCMGALFVMRDFGTACIFFITFLIIAFMRSGSVRTIVLICAVAVFGAFMILKFKTYVAQRFEAWRHVWEHVNESGGYQQTRVLSYSASGGLFGLGIGNGWLKKVFASTSDLMFGMICEELGILLAIVIVLTLAFLMFYARSDVTRSRSTFYSISSCAAGGMILFQTCLNVFGATDVLPMTGVTLPFISLGGSSMVAVWGLLAFIKASDERTYAARRKS
- a CDS encoding pyridoxamine kinase; translation: MNKLKRIAAIHDISGFGKCSLTVALPILSAAGIEVSVIPTAVLSSHTGDLTGFTYRDLTDDMPGFVKQWKQLDLHFEALYSGFLGSYEQIAIVSEMFDTFKTEDTFIMVDPVMADSGVLYQTVTPQMADGMVSLCKKADLIVPNFTEAAYLLGEKYHEGPYTRDYVENLLRRLSELGPQQVVITGVWFSPDLLGAAGYCRNTDEVSYAFSQKVKGRYYGTGDVFASALLSGILNEMKLDIAMQLAADFTAGCIRRTREAGTDARFGVNFEAGLLKFMRELGITE
- a CDS encoding UDP-N-acetylglucosamine pyrophosphorylase, with the translated sequence MTDKISIHYLYDLTHTAAAPLLDKLIYPWEALPKISDFILKLGPTLSPDEYEQRGDNVWIAKSARIFDSAYISGPAIIGPNTEVRQCAFIRGNAFVGAGCVVGNSAELKNVILFDSVQVPHFNYVGDSILGYKSHMGAGSITSNVKSDKTLVIISADGEQIETGLKKIGAMLGDRVEVGCNSVLNPGTIIGKDSTIYPLSMVRGFVPARSIYKHAGEIANKI